One window of the Salvelinus fontinalis isolate EN_2023a chromosome 2, ASM2944872v1, whole genome shotgun sequence genome contains the following:
- the LOC129831445 gene encoding uncharacterized protein LOC129831445 encodes MASSALLILLLYATSIGTTVSVEDLEYYTRERVEKSVEVFEKSLEIVKIIVEAKDRSDWTGVLKKVLKFTARYGPAFGGFAGAAVNFALAFVGQDDPVLTEVKTQFAEVNRKLDSITLQINSLKTEVQWVTYASVYSQDELKITNSWDMFMEFLSDSMAAKDKDKKRQLVEKFTQFYENTATENSVTNFYKYLTGDQPSLIENLLELTVKKFSGEVEKVKTYSIYFRGLMWKGLQLNLIYYKLKDFNTEAKAKQSIIQFYNVTQAHTQTVLKCIENFEQYMKNDVEVIGTSESLEMTPLASKVREFLNKKYFWYDWIVAVYKKEDDSSHDMVRYTKIPLEKVIVAVSFSEKGDHFIGNTIKEYASNCVKNIECSKPEVLNKLPECSYKYSRYGPSTYKLAMTQIAAIHISTKKDGFSETPDALIRNDCHWGFFSVYVKSDNQIRQLDPCSVNTDCGNGQCKRILDTSLTICECNEGFYGEKCEINIQDDVMTVNVNVGEDA; translated from the exons ATGGCATCTTCAGCACTGCTGATACTCCTGTTATATGCAACCTCAATTGGAACCACTGTATCAGTTGAAGACCTGGAATACTACACAAGAGAAAGAGTTGAGAAATCTGTTGAAGTATTTGAAAAGAGTTTGGAAATTGTTAAAATAATAGTTGAGGCAAAGGATCGATCAGATTGGACTGGTGTACTTAAGAAAGTCTTAAAGTTCACGGCACGTTATGGCCCTGCCTTTGGTGGTTTTGCTGGTGCTGCTGTAAATTTTGCCCTGGCATTTGTCGGTCAAGATGACCCCGTGTTAACTGAGGTGAAGACTCAGTTTGCAGAGGTTAACAGAAAGCTTGACTCAATCACTTTGCAAATCAACTCTCTGAAAACTGAAGTCCAGTGGGTAACCTACGCCAGTGTCTACTCTCAAGACGAGCTTAAGATCACCAACTCCTGGGACATGTTCATGGAATTCTTGTCGGATAGCATGGCAGCCAAGGACAAGGACAAGAAGAGACAACTGGTGGAGAA GTTCACCCAGTTCTATGAGAACACAGCAACGGAGAACAGCGTGACCAATTTCTACAAATACCTGACGGGAGACCAGCCTTCACTCATCGAAAACCTCCTGGAGCTCACGGTAAAAAAATTCAGTGGTGAAGTTGAAAAGGTGAAGACATACAGCATATATTTCAGAGGTCTGATGTGGAAGGGCCTGCAGCTGAATCTCATCTATTACAAGCTGAAGGACTTCAACACAGAGGCCAAGGCCAAGCAATCAATTATTCAGTTTTACAACGTTACCCAAgctcacacacaaacagtgcTGAAATGCATTGAGAACTTTGAACAGTACATGAAGAACGATGTGGAAGTGATTGGCACATCCGAATCCTTAGAAATGACCCCACTAGCTAGCAAAGTTAGAGAGTTTTTGAATAAAAAGTActtctggtatgactggatagtTGCTGTGTACAAAAAGGAAGATGACAGTAGCCATGACATGGTACGTTATACCAAGATTCCTCTTGAGAAGGTCATTGTTGCTGTGAGCTTCTCAGAGAAAGGCGACCATTTTATTGGAAATACTATAAAAGAATATGCTTCTAACTGTGTGAAAAACATAGAGTGCTCAAAGCCTGAAGTGCTGAACAAACTTCCTGAATGTTCATACAAATACAGCAGGTATGGTCCTTCTACATACAAATTGGCTATGACTCAAATTGCAGCTATCCATATTTCAACAAAAAAAGATGGGTTTTCTGAAACTCCAGATGCGCTAATCAGAAATGACTGTCACTGGGGCTTCTTTTCAGTCTATGTAAAAAGTGATAACCAGATTAGACAACTTGACCCCTGCTCTGTCAACACTGACTGTGGAAATGGCCAATGCAAGAGAATACTAGACACCTCTTTGACAATTTGTGAATGCAATGAGGGCTTCTATGGTGAAAAGTGTGAGATCAATATTCAGGACGATGTGATGACCGTGAATGTAAATGTGGGTGAAGATGCATAA
- the LOC129831457 gene encoding tetraspanin-10-like, with amino-acid sequence MRRLQSMRWFSFPWLRRETSQTETSPLIPKTDTDRELSGVLQGNDESSTEEQAPEPGPNDGSGNQGRTREVKPRARSRPFSLRDCLLKYLLFFSNLFFTVLGLVVLALGLWGLINKESFAQEKIGQISTDPMLVFVILGLVLSTLCLSGCVGALRENCCLLQVFSATVLVLVAAQVLAAIVAYSLQGQIEGYLRSGMLAAMVRYQDDLDLRFITDEIQIGLQCCGADNYRDWEVNMYYNCSAPGVLSCGVPATCCVDPLENGTVWNSQCGVGSQQLDEFSAQSVIFLGGCLGGMSRWIEQHTGLIGAVGIVLLGIQIITLFITTRLMDNIQCIKVTS; translated from the exons ATGAGGAGGTTGCAGTCCATGAGATGGTTTAGTTTTCCCTGGTTGAGGAGAGAGACCTCACAGACTGAGACCAGCCCACTCATACCAAAG acagacacagatagagagtTGTCAGGAGTCCTTCAGGGGAATGATGAGAGCAGCACAGAAGAACAGGCTCCAGAACCAGGACCGAATGATGGATCAGGGAACCAGGGTAGAACCAGGGAGGTAAAACCCAGAGCCCGTAGCAGGCCCTTCTCCCTGAGAGACTGTCTTCTCAAGTACCTCCTGTTCTTCAGCAACCTCTTCTTCACGGTGCTAGGCCTGGTGGTCCTGGCCCTGGGACTGTGGGGCCTCATCAACAAGGAATCCTTCGCTCAGGAGAAAATAGGACAGATCAGCACCGACCCCATGCTGGTGTTTGTGATACTGGGCTTGGTGCTGTCTACCCTCTGCCTGTCAGGCTGTGTGGGGGCTCTGAGAGAGAACTGCTGCCTGCTCCAGGTCTTCTCAGCCACCGTGCTGGTCCTGGTAGCAGCCCAGGTCCTAGCGGCCATCGTGGCATACAGCCtgcagggacagatagagggataCCTGAGGTCAGGTATGCTGGCTGCCATGGTGCGTTACCAGGATGACCTGGACCTGAGGTTCATCACAGATGAGATCCAGATAGGACTGCAGTGCTGCGGGGCCGACAACTACAGAGACTGGGAGGTCAACAT GTACTATAACTGCTCTGCCCCGGGGGTGCTGTCCTGTGGGGTCCCTGCTACCtgctgtgtggaccctctggagAACGGCACCGTGTGGAACTCCCAGTGTGGAGTAGGATCCCAGCAGCTGGATGAGTTCTCTGCTCAGAGCGTCATCTTCCTGGGGGGCTGTCTGGGGGGCATGTCCCGCTGGATAGAGCAGCACACAGGCCTGATAGGAGCCGTGGGTATCGTCCTACTGGGGATTCAGATCATCACTCTGTTCATCACCACACGACTGATGGATAACATCCAGTGCATTAAAGTTACAAGTTAA